One window from the genome of Lentibacillus daqui encodes:
- a CDS encoding spore germination protein, giving the protein MGFFKRKKQEKKKQKDGSRYGVELVKQLDKNTEIIKTMLDQPNDLIVRTFSVRNTEHKCAVICIDGLVNTAEVHNSIILRIQGVTERKELPSNTKALFDTIFQEMIVSSDMEKGHSMDDVIDAILYGGTVFFLDGIDEVLIMDTKGWETRSIEEPQTEPVIRGPREGFVENIRTNMVLIRRYIRDPNLRFKTEKIGKRSKKNLVVTYIEGVTHPDLIKEVNRRLKTIDMDDAPESGFIEQWIEDSYLSPFPQITNTERPDKVAIALLQGKIAILLDGTPLVLVMPFNIGDALQNPEDYYERWAVGTLIRALRYLAAFIAMFAPALYVALISFHQGMLPSKLAFSIAASREGVPFPAIVEALLMAITMELLREAGARLPKTIGDTIGIVGGLVIGEAAVQAGIVSPVMVIVVALTAIASFSMPEYSVSIAFRMIRFGFMIAAAFFGLYGIILAYIMLNIHIVNLKSVGVPFSTPFAPSFLSDWKDLVFRAPVQVLTKRPQYLDTRNVKSGDNHYKGDKTNKKDKGNKGDNGS; this is encoded by the coding sequence ATGGGTTTTTTCAAACGTAAAAAGCAAGAAAAAAAGAAACAAAAGGATGGCAGCAGGTACGGTGTCGAGTTGGTCAAACAGCTTGATAAGAATACGGAAATCATCAAAACCATGCTGGATCAGCCGAATGACTTGATCGTTCGTACATTCTCCGTTCGAAATACGGAGCATAAATGCGCTGTCATTTGTATCGATGGGCTGGTAAATACTGCTGAAGTACATAACAGTATTATTTTAAGAATTCAGGGTGTAACAGAAAGAAAAGAACTCCCAAGTAATACGAAGGCTCTGTTTGACACCATTTTTCAGGAAATGATCGTATCAAGTGATATGGAAAAAGGACATTCGATGGATGATGTGATTGATGCGATTCTTTATGGGGGTACCGTGTTTTTCCTGGATGGAATCGATGAAGTTCTTATCATGGATACGAAAGGTTGGGAAACCCGATCCATTGAGGAGCCGCAAACAGAACCAGTTATTCGCGGTCCAAGAGAGGGCTTTGTAGAAAATATTCGTACTAATATGGTATTGATCAGGAGATATATTCGCGATCCAAATTTGCGCTTTAAAACGGAAAAGATTGGGAAACGCTCCAAAAAGAATCTGGTCGTCACGTATATTGAGGGTGTGACTCATCCGGATTTGATTAAAGAAGTCAATCGCCGCCTAAAGACCATTGATATGGATGATGCTCCCGAATCTGGGTTTATTGAACAATGGATTGAAGATAGCTATTTATCTCCGTTTCCGCAAATCACTAATACGGAACGACCAGATAAAGTTGCGATCGCATTATTACAAGGGAAAATTGCTATTCTGCTGGATGGAACCCCGCTCGTACTAGTGATGCCGTTTAATATTGGTGATGCCCTGCAGAACCCTGAGGACTATTATGAGCGCTGGGCAGTGGGGACGTTAATTAGGGCACTAAGGTATCTGGCCGCTTTTATTGCAATGTTTGCCCCGGCACTGTATGTTGCGCTTATTTCGTTTCATCAGGGCATGCTTCCATCAAAGCTCGCCTTTTCGATTGCCGCATCAAGGGAAGGGGTACCATTTCCTGCTATTGTAGAGGCATTATTAATGGCAATCACGATGGAGCTATTGCGGGAAGCGGGTGCCCGGTTACCAAAGACCATCGGGGACACGATTGGTATTGTCGGTGGGTTGGTTATTGGTGAAGCCGCGGTACAGGCAGGTATTGTCAGTCCGGTTATGGTTATCGTGGTGGCATTGACGGCAATTGCTTCGTTTTCCATGCCGGAGTATAGTGTGTCGATTGCTTTTCGGATGATTCGCTTTGGATTTATGATTGCGGCAGCGTTTTTTGGCCTGTATGGAATTATTCTTGCGTACATTATGCTCAACATTCATATTGTTAATTTGAAAAGTGTTGGTGTGCCTTTTTCGACTCCTTTTGCACCAAGTTTTCTGTCTGATTGGAAGGATCTTGTATTTCGTGCACCGGTTCAGGTATTAACGAAACGTCCACAATATTTGGACACAAGGAACGTGAAATCCGGCGATAACCATTATAAAGGCGACAAAACGAATAAGAAAGACAAAGGAAATAAAGGAGACAACGGATCATGA
- a CDS encoding GerAB/ArcD/ProY family transporter has translation MKWFEYGDEKISHREILIAIPSIMIGVGVLSLPRDLAGETIGVDGWISLLISGGFIILITWLAARLAIRFPHQSFVSYSAKLLSKPVAVVVTFIFIVIALWLAALEVREISDIAKQYLFDRTPLEILSLTFLLVVIYAVSGSRAGIFRLNLMFLPIIIFIALAVIVLNIGWFRLDHLLPVFETSFTGYRKGIGSSLSPLMGFGMILLFYTSLVDRPKKVPRSAVIGTCIPIVLYIFLYITSIGVFGNSVTSNLIFPVIELAKVVDIPGGFFERFESIFFVIWIMAIFNTTVMALDIAVLALGNMFKNKSKITMVCILSPIVYVVAMYPEDLVGVASMGKYLGYVSIGFTTFITILLTIIAKLRKVRQK, from the coding sequence ATGAAATGGTTTGAATATGGCGATGAAAAAATTAGCCATCGGGAAATCTTGATTGCGATACCATCCATTATGATCGGTGTTGGTGTCTTGTCATTACCGAGAGATTTGGCTGGTGAAACAATTGGCGTAGATGGCTGGATATCGCTATTGATTAGTGGTGGGTTTATTATTCTTATTACCTGGTTAGCTGCCAGGTTAGCCATCCGTTTTCCACATCAATCGTTTGTTTCCTATTCAGCCAAACTTCTTTCCAAACCAGTAGCAGTTGTTGTAACGTTTATTTTTATTGTCATTGCCCTATGGTTGGCCGCTTTGGAGGTACGGGAAATATCGGATATTGCCAAACAGTATCTATTTGACCGTACACCACTTGAGATCCTGTCGCTTACATTTTTGCTTGTAGTCATTTACGCGGTTTCCGGTTCACGGGCAGGAATCTTTCGTCTAAATTTGATGTTCCTGCCGATCATTATTTTTATTGCCTTGGCGGTTATTGTATTGAATATTGGCTGGTTTCGGCTGGATCATTTACTGCCAGTTTTTGAAACAAGCTTTACAGGTTATCGTAAGGGGATTGGTAGCAGCCTGTCCCCTTTAATGGGATTTGGGATGATCCTGTTGTTTTATACGTCACTTGTCGACAGGCCGAAGAAGGTACCACGATCTGCTGTAATTGGGACATGTATCCCTATTGTATTATATATCTTCCTGTACATAACCAGTATTGGTGTGTTTGGCAACTCGGTAACGTCCAATCTGATTTTTCCTGTGATTGAATTGGCCAAAGTAGTAGATATACCGGGTGGGTTCTTTGAACGATTTGAATCGATATTTTTCGTAATTTGGATCATGGCGATTTTTAATACAACGGTAATGGCATTGGATATTGCCGTATTGGCACTTGGCAACATGTTTAAAAATAAATCAAAAATCACCATGGTTTGCATCCTGTCACCAATCGTGTATGTAGTCGCCATGTATCCGGAAGATTTAGTTGGTGTTGCATCCATGGGGAAATATTTAGGCTATGTCTCCATCGGTTTTACAACGTTCATTACGATCTTGCTGACCATTATTGCCAAGCTAAGGAAGGTGAGACAAAAATGA